Part of the Candidatus Schekmanbacteria bacterium genome, AATGATGGATTTTCATCAGAAAAATCCACTAACACCTTTGCAGGAGCAACAGGATCATCATAACAGAATGTAAAGCCGATAGGACCTTCCAAATAATCTTCAAGTTTCTCAAATTTTGTGCCTTTGCTAGCCAATCGAGCCAGTGTATTCTTCACAACCTTCATTTCGCTTCCGGCCTCTTTCAGCTTCTTTCTAAGTTCTGTCATTTGCTTTACATTCAAACCTCTATAATCCGCAAAAATACCAAGTTGTGATTCTTCAAATTTCTG contains:
- a CDS encoding 50S ribosomal protein L10, whose amino-acid sequence is MKREEKEKVVSELKQKFEESQLGIFADYRGLNVKQMTELRKKLKEAGSEMKVVKNTLARLASKGTKFEKLEDYLEGPIGFTFCYDDPVAPAKVLVDFSDENPSLELKGGIWDDKVISIEEIKQLSKVPPREVLLSRMLSSMKAPVSRTVNVLGGVLIKFMNVLKAIEENKK